A genomic stretch from Lathyrus oleraceus cultivar Zhongwan6 chromosome 2, CAAS_Psat_ZW6_1.0, whole genome shotgun sequence includes:
- the LOC127122043 gene encoding ubiquitin C-terminal hydrolase 13 yields MDLCPIASPDKTKDDILLFFKLYDPEKEELRYVGRLFVKGTGKPSEILTRLNEMAGYDPEEDIVLYEEIKFEPNVMCEPIDKKVTFRSSQLEDGDIVCFQKAPSVVDNEQQVRYPDVPSYLEYVHNRQVVHFRPLDRPKEDDFSLEMSRLYTYDDVVDRVAQQLGLNDPSKIRLTPHNCYSQQPKPQPIKYRGVDHLSDMLV; encoded by the exons ATG GATTTATGTCCCATTGCATCACCTGACAAGACAAAAGATGATATATTACTTTTCTTTAAGCTATATGATCCTGAAAAAGAGGAGCTTCG CTATGTTGGAAGACTCTTTGTGAAGGGTACTGGCAAGCCATCAGAAATCTTAACAAGGCTAAATGAAATGGCTGGTTATGATCCTGAAGAAGATATTGTACTTTATGAG GAGATTAAGTTTGAGCCAAATGTCATGTGCGAACCTATTGATAAGAAAGTAACATTCCGATCAAGCCAG CTGGAGGATGGAGACATTGTATGCTTTCAGAAAGCTCCCTCAGTGGTGGATAATGAGCAACAAGTCCGCTATCCAGATGTGCCATCATATTTAGAATATGTTCATAATCGCCAG GTGGTTCATTTTCGACCTCTGGACAGACCCAAGGAAGACGACTTCTCCTTGGAGAT GTCAAGGCTTTATACGTACGATGATGTGGTGGATAGAGTAGCTCAACAACTTGGCTTGAATGATCCATCCAAAATACGTCTTACCCCTCACAACTGCTACTCTCAACAACCAAAACCCCAGCCTATTAAGTACCGAGGCGTTGATCATTTGTCTGATATGCTAGTTTAA